A genomic region of Dreissena polymorpha isolate Duluth1 chromosome 4, UMN_Dpol_1.0, whole genome shotgun sequence contains the following coding sequences:
- the LOC127879620 gene encoding uncharacterized protein LOC127879620 isoform X4 has protein sequence MFLTPDAGFSLVRSYPADAGFSLVRGYPADAGFSLVRSYPADAGFSLVRTYPVSCSKAMFLTSDAGFSLVRTYPVSCSKAMFLTSDAGFSLGRTYPVSCSKAMFLTSDAGFSLVRTYPVSCSKAMFLTSDAGFSLVRTYPVSCSKAMFLTSDAGFSLVRTYHVSCSKAMFLTPDAGFSLVRSYPADSGFNLVRSYPADAGFSLVRSYPADAGFSLVRGYPADAGFNLVRTYPADAGFSLVRGYPADAGFSLVRSFTADAGFSLVRSYPADAGFSLVRSYPADAGFSLVRSYPPDAGFNLVRTYPVSCSKAMFLTSDAGFSLVRSYPVLTPDAGFSLVRRYPADAGFSLVRTYPVSCSKAMFLTSDAGFSLVRSYPVLTPDAGFSLVRSYPADAGFSLVRSYPADAGFSLVRGYPADAGFNLVRTYPADAGFSLVRGYPADAGFSLVRSFTADAGFSLVRSYPADAGFSLVRSYPADAGFSLVRSYPPDAGFNLVRTYPVSCSKAMLLTSDAGFSLVRTYPVSCSKAMFLTPDAGFSLVRSYPVLTPDAGFSLVKSYPVLTPDAGFSLVKSYPVLTPDAGFSLVRSYPADAGFSLVRSYPVLTPDAGFSLVRSYPADAGFSLVRSYPVLTPDAGFSLVRRYPADAGFSLVRTYPVSCSKAMFLTSDAGFSLVRSYPVLTPDAGFSLVRRYPADAGFSLVRTYPVSCSKAMFLTSDAGFSLVRSYPVLTPDAGFSLVRSYPADAGFSLVRSYPADAGFSLVRSYPPDAGFNLVRTYPVSCSKAMFLTSDAGFSLVRTYPVSCSKAMFLTPDAGFSLVRSYPVLTPDAGFSLVRSYPVLTPDAGFSLVRSYPVSCSKAKVSWSHWGTG, from the exons ATGTTTCTTACTCCAGATGCTggcttcagtctggtcaggagctaccctgcagATGCTGGCTTCAGTCTAGTCAGGGGCTACCCTGCAGATGCTggcttcagtctggtcaggagctaccctgcagatgctggcttcagtctggtcaggacctACCCTGTCAGCTGTAGTAAAGCAATGTTTCTTACTTCAGATGCTggcttcagtctggtcaggacctACCCTGTCAGCTGTAGTAAAGCAATGTTTCTTACTTCAGATGCTGGCTTCAGTCTGGGCAGGACCTACCCTGTCAGCTGTAGTAAAGCAATGTTTCTTACTTCAGATGCTggcttcagtctggtcaggacctACCCTGTCAGCTGTAGTAAAGCAATGTTTCTTACTTCAGATGCTggcttcagtctggtcaggacctACCCTGTCAGCTGTAGTAAAGCAATGTTTCTTACTTCAGATGCTggcttcagtctggtcaggacctACCATGTCAGCTGTAGTAAAGCAATGTTTCTTACTCCAGATGCTggcttcagtctggtcaggagctaccctgcagATTCTGGCTtcaatctggtcaggagctaccctgcagatgctggcttcagtctggtcaggagctaccctgcagATGCTGGCTTCAGTCTAGTCAGGGGCTACCCTGCAGATGCTGGCTTCAATCTGGTCAGGACCTACCCTGCAGATGCTGGCTTCAGTCTAGTCAGGGGCTACCCTGCAGATGCTggcttcagtctggtcaggagcttcactgcagatgctggcttcagtctggtcaggagctaccctgcagatgctggcttcagtctggtcaggagctaccctgcagatgctggcttcagtctggtcaggagctaccctccAGATGCTGGCTTCAATCTGGTCAGGAC ctACCCTGTCAGCTGTAGTAAAGCAATGTTTCTTACTTCAGATGCTggcttcagtctggtcaggagctaccctgttctTACTCCAGATGCTggcttcagtctggtcaggagataccctgcagatgctggcttcagtctggtcaggacctACCCTGTCAGCTGTAGTAAAGCAATGTTTCTTACTTCAGATGCTggcttcagtctggtcaggagctaccctgttctTACTCCAGATGCTggcttcagtctggtcaggagctaccctgcagatgctggcttcagtctggtcaggagctaccctgcagATGCTGGCTTCAGTCTAGTCAGGGGCTACCCTGCAGATGCTGGCTTCAATCTGGTCAGGACCTACCCTGCAGATGCTGGCTTCAGTCTAGTCAGGGGCTACCCTGCAGATGCTggcttcagtctggtcaggagcttcactgcagatgctggcttcagtctggtcaggagctaccctgcagatgctggcttcagtctggtcaggagctaccctgcagatgctggcttcagtctggtcaggagctaccctccAGATGCTGGCTTCAATCTGGTCAGGACCTACCCTGTCAGCTGTAGTAAAGCAATGTTACTTACTTCAGATGCTggcttcagtctggtcaggacctACCCTGTCAGCTGTAGTAAAGCAATGTTTCTTACTCCAGATGCTggcttcagtctggtcaggagctaccctgtccttACTCCAGATGCTGGCttcagtctggtcaagagctaccctgtcctTACTCCAGATGCTGGCttcagtctggtcaagagctaccctgtcctTACTCCAGATGCTggcttcagtctggtcaggagctaccctgcagatgctggcttcagtctggtcaggagctaccctgttctTACTCCAGATGCTGGCTTtagtctggttaggagctaccctgcagatgctggcttcagtctggtcaggagctaccccgtTCTTACTCCAGATGCTGGCTTCAGTCTTGTCAGGAGATACCCTGCAGATGCTggcttcagtctggtcaggacctACCCTGTCAGCTGTAGTAAAGCAATGTTTCTTACTTCAGATGCTggcttcagtctggtcaggagctaccctgttctTACTCCAGATGCTggcttcagtctggtcaggagataccctgcagatgctggcttcagtctggtcaggacctACCCTGTCAGCTGTAGTAAAGCAATGTTTCTTACTTCAGATGCTggcttcagtctggtcaggagctaccctgttctTACTCCAGATGCTggcttcagtctggtcaggagctaccctgcagatgctggcttcagtctggtcaggagctaccctgcagatgctggcttcagtctggtcaggagctaccctccAGATGCTGGCTTCAATCTGGTCAGGACCTACCCTGTCAGCTGTAGTAAAGCAATGTTTCTTACTTCAGATGCTggcttcagtctggtcaggacctACCCTGTCAGCTGTAGTAAAGCAATGTTTCTTACTCCAGATGCTggcttcagtctggtcaggagctaccctgtccttACTCCAGATGCTggcttcagtctggtcaggagctaccctgttctTACTCCAGATGCTggcttcagtctggtcaggagctaccctgtcagctgtAGTAAAGcaaaggtttcatggtctcattgggggactgggtag
- the LOC127879620 gene encoding uncharacterized protein LOC127879620 isoform X8 encodes MFLTPDAGFSLVRSYPADAGFSLVRGYPADAGFSLVRSYPADAGFSLVRTYPVSCSKAMFLTSDAGFSLVRTYPVSCSKAMFLTSDAGFSLGRTYPVSCSKAMFLTSDAGFSLVRTYPVSCSKAMFLTSDAGFSLVRTYPVSCSKAMFLTSDAGFSLVRTYHVSCSKAMFLTPDAGFSLVRSYPADSGFNLVRSYPADAGFSLVRSYPADAGFSLVRGYPADAGFNLVRTYPADAGFSLVRGYPADAGFSLVRSFTADAGFSLVRSYPADAGFSLVRSYPADAGFSLVRSYPPDAGFNLVRTYPVSCSKAMFLTSDAGFSLVRSYPVLTPDAGFSLVRSYPADAGFSLVRSYPADAGFSLVRGYPADAGFNLVRTYPADAGFSLVRGYPADAGFSLVRSFTADAGFSLVRSYPADAGFSLVRSYPADAGFSLVRSYPPDAGFNLVRTYPVSCSKAMLLTSDAGFSLVRTYPVSCSKAMFLTPDAGFSLVRSYPVLTPDAGFSLVKSYPVLTPDAGFSLVKSYPVLTPDAGFSLVRSYPADAGFSLVRSYPVLTPDAGFSLVRSYPADAGFSLVRSYPVLTPDAGFSLVRRYPADAGFSLVRTYPVSCSKAMFLTSDAGFSLVRSYPVLTPDAGFSLVRRYPADAGFSLVRTYPVSCSKAMFLTSDAGFSLVRSYPVLTPDAGFSLVRSYPADAGFSLVRSYPADAGFSLVRSYPPDAGFNLVRTYPVSCSKAMFLTSDAGFSLVRTYPVSCSKAMFLTPDAGFSLVRSYPVLTPDAGFSLVRSYPVLTPDAGFSLVRSYPVSCSKAKVSWSHWGTG; translated from the exons ATGTTTCTTACTCCAGATGCTggcttcagtctggtcaggagctaccctgcagATGCTGGCTTCAGTCTAGTCAGGGGCTACCCTGCAGATGCTggcttcagtctggtcaggagctaccctgcagatgctggcttcagtctggtcaggacctACCCTGTCAGCTGTAGTAAAGCAATGTTTCTTACTTCAGATGCTggcttcagtctggtcaggacctACCCTGTCAGCTGTAGTAAAGCAATGTTTCTTACTTCAGATGCTGGCTTCAGTCTGGGCAGGACCTACCCTGTCAGCTGTAGTAAAGCAATGTTTCTTACTTCAGATGCTggcttcagtctggtcaggacctACCCTGTCAGCTGTAGTAAAGCAATGTTTCTTACTTCAGATGCTggcttcagtctggtcaggacctACCCTGTCAGCTGTAGTAAAGCAATGTTTCTTACTTCAGATGCTggcttcagtctggtcaggacctACCATGTCAGCTGTAGTAAAGCAATGTTTCTTACTCCAGATGCTggcttcagtctggtcaggagctaccctgcagATTCTGGCTtcaatctggtcaggagctaccctgcagatgctggcttcagtctggtcaggagctaccctgcagATGCTGGCTTCAGTCTAGTCAGGGGCTACCCTGCAGATGCTGGCTTCAATCTGGTCAGGACCTACCCTGCAGATGCTGGCTTCAGTCTAGTCAGGGGCTACCCTGCAGATGCTggcttcagtctggtcaggagcttcactgcagatgctggcttcagtctggtcaggagctaccctgcagatgctggcttcagtctggtcaggagctaccctgcagatgctggcttcagtctggtcaggagctaccctccAGATGCTGGCTTCAATCTGGTCAGGAC ctACCCTGTCAGCTGTAGTAAAGCAATGTTTCTTACTTCAGATGCTggcttcagtctggtcaggagctaccctgttctTACTCCAGATGCTggcttcagtctggtcaggagctaccctgcagatgctggcttcagtctggtcaggagctaccctgcagATGCTGGCTTCAGTCTAGTCAGGGGCTACCCTGCAGATGCTGGCTTCAATCTGGTCAGGACCTACCCTGCAGATGCTGGCTTCAGTCTAGTCAGGGGCTACCCTGCAGATGCTggcttcagtctggtcaggagcttcactgcagatgctggcttcagtctggtcaggagctaccctgcagatgctggcttcagtctggtcaggagctaccctgcagatgctggcttcagtctggtcaggagctaccctccAGATGCTGGCTTCAATCTGGTCAGGACCTACCCTGTCAGCTGTAGTAAAGCAATGTTACTTACTTCAGATGCTggcttcagtctggtcaggacctACCCTGTCAGCTGTAGTAAAGCAATGTTTCTTACTCCAGATGCTggcttcagtctggtcaggagctaccctgtccttACTCCAGATGCTGGCttcagtctggtcaagagctaccctgtcctTACTCCAGATGCTGGCttcagtctggtcaagagctaccctgtcctTACTCCAGATGCTggcttcagtctggtcaggagctaccctgcagatgctggcttcagtctggtcaggagctaccctgttctTACTCCAGATGCTGGCTTtagtctggttaggagctaccctgcagatgctggcttcagtctggtcaggagctaccccgtTCTTACTCCAGATGCTGGCTTCAGTCTTGTCAGGAGATACCCTGCAGATGCTggcttcagtctggtcaggacctACCCTGTCAGCTGTAGTAAAGCAATGTTTCTTACTTCAGATGCTggcttcagtctggtcaggagctaccctgttctTACTCCAGATGCTggcttcagtctggtcaggagataccctgcagatgctggcttcagtctggtcaggacctACCCTGTCAGCTGTAGTAAAGCAATGTTTCTTACTTCAGATGCTggcttcagtctggtcaggagctaccctgttctTACTCCAGATGCTggcttcagtctggtcaggagctaccctgcagatgctggcttcagtctggtcaggagctaccctgcagatgctggcttcagtctggtcaggagctaccctccAGATGCTGGCTTCAATCTGGTCAGGACCTACCCTGTCAGCTGTAGTAAAGCAATGTTTCTTACTTCAGATGCTggcttcagtctggtcaggacctACCCTGTCAGCTGTAGTAAAGCAATGTTTCTTACTCCAGATGCTggcttcagtctggtcaggagctaccctgtccttACTCCAGATGCTggcttcagtctggtcaggagctaccctgttctTACTCCAGATGCTggcttcagtctggtcaggagctaccctgtcagctgtAGTAAAGcaaaggtttcatggtctcattgggggactgggtag
- the LOC127879620 gene encoding uncharacterized protein LOC127879620 isoform X2, translated as MFLTPDAGFSLVRSYPADAGFSLVRGYPADAGFSLVRSYPADAGFSLVRTYPVSCSKAMFLTSDAGFSLVRTYPVSCSKAMFLTSDAGFSLGRTYPVSCSKAMFLTSDAGFSLVRTYPVSCSKAMFLTSDAGFSLVRTYPVSCSKAMFLTSDAGFSLVRTYHVSCSKAMFLTPDAGFSLVRSYPADSGFNLVRSYPADAGFSLVRSYPADAGFSLVRGYPADAGFNLVRTYPADAGFSLVRGYPADAGFSLVRSFTADAGFSLVRSYPADAGFSLVRSYPADAGFSLVRSYPPDAGFNLVRTYPVSCSKAMLLTSDAGFSLVRTYPVSCSKAMFLTPDAGFSLVRSYPVLTPDAGFSLVKSYPVLTPDAGFSLVKSYPVLTPDAGFSLVRSYPADAGFSLVRSYPVLTPDAGFSLVRSYPADAGFSLVRSYPVLTPDAGFSLVRRYPADAGFSLVRTYPVSCSKAMFLTSDAGFSLVRSYPVLTPDAGFSLVRRYPADAGFSLVRTYPVSCSKAMFLTSDAGFSLVRSYPVLTPDAGFSLVRSYPADAGFSLVRSYPADAGFSLVRGYPADAGFNLVRTYPADAGFSLVRGYPADAGFSLVRSFTADAGFSLVRSYPADAGFSLVRSYPADAGFSLVRSYPPDAGFNLVRTYPVSCSKAMLLTSDAGFSLVRTYPVSCSKAMFLTPDAGFSLVRSYPVLTPDAGFSLVKSYPVLTPDAGFSLVKSYPVLTPDAGFSLVRSYPADAGFSLVRSYPVLTPDAGFSLVRSYPADAGFSLVRSYPVLTPDAGFSLVRRYPADAGFSLVRTYPVSCSKAMFLTSDAGFSLVRSYPVLTPDAGFSLVRRYPADAGFSLVRTYPVSCSKAMFLTPDAGFSLVRSYPVLTPDAGFSLVRSYPVLTPDAGFSLVRSYPVSCSKAKVSWSHWGTG; from the exons ATGTTTCTTACTCCAGATGCTggcttcagtctggtcaggagctaccctgcagATGCTGGCTTCAGTCTAGTCAGGGGCTACCCTGCAGATGCTggcttcagtctggtcaggagctaccctgcagatgctggcttcagtctggtcaggacctACCCTGTCAGCTGTAGTAAAGCAATGTTTCTTACTTCAGATGCTggcttcagtctggtcaggacctACCCTGTCAGCTGTAGTAAAGCAATGTTTCTTACTTCAGATGCTGGCTTCAGTCTGGGCAGGACCTACCCTGTCAGCTGTAGTAAAGCAATGTTTCTTACTTCAGATGCTggcttcagtctggtcaggacctACCCTGTCAGCTGTAGTAAAGCAATGTTTCTTACTTCAGATGCTggcttcagtctggtcaggacctACCCTGTCAGCTGTAGTAAAGCAATGTTTCTTACTTCAGATGCTggcttcagtctggtcaggacctACCATGTCAGCTGTAGTAAAGCAATGTTTCTTACTCCAGATGCTggcttcagtctggtcaggagctaccctgcagATTCTGGCTtcaatctggtcaggagctaccctgcagatgctggcttcagtctggtcaggagctaccctgcagATGCTGGCTTCAGTCTAGTCAGGGGCTACCCTGCAGATGCTGGCTTCAATCTGGTCAGGACCTACCCTGCAGATGCTGGCTTCAGTCTAGTCAGGGGCTACCCTGCAGATGCTggcttcagtctggtcaggagcttcactgcagatgctggcttcagtctggtcaggagctaccctgcagatgctggcttcagtctggtcaggagctaccctgcagatgctggcttcagtctggtcaggagctaccctccAGATGCTGGCTTCAATCTGGTCAGGACCTACCCTGTCAGCTGTAGTAAAGCAATGTTACTTACTTCAGATGCTggcttcagtctggtcaggacctACCCTGTCAGCTGTAGTAAAGCAATGTTTCTTACTCCAGATGCTggcttcagtctggtcaggagctaccctgtccttACTCCAGATGCTGGCttcagtctggtcaagagctaccctgtcctTACTCCAGATGCTGGCttcagtctggtcaagagctaccctgtcctTACTCCAGATGCTggcttcagtctggtcaggagctaccctgcagatgctggcttcagtctggtcaggagctaccctgttctTACTCCAGATGCTGGCTTtagtctggttaggagctaccctgcagatgctggcttcagtctggtcaggagctaccccgtTCTTACTCCAGATGCTGGCTTCAGTCTTGTCAGGAGATACCCTGCAGATGCTggcttcagtctggtcaggacctACCCTGTCAGCTGTAGTAAAGCAATGTTTCTTACTTCAGATGCTggcttcagtctggtcaggagctaccctgttctTACTCCAGATGCTggcttcagtctggtcaggagataccctgcagatgctggcttcagtctggtcaggacctACCCTGTCAGCTGTAGTAAAGCAATGTTTCTTACTTCAGATGCTggcttcagtctggtcaggagctaccctgttctTACTCCAGATGCTggcttcagtctggtcaggagctaccctgcagatgctggcttcagtctggtcaggagctaccctgcagATGCTGGCTTCAGTCTAGTCAGGGGCTACCCTGCAGATGCTGGCTTCAATCTGGTCAGGACCTACCCTGCAGATGCTGGCTTCAGTCTAGTCAGGGGCTACCCTGCAGATGCTggcttcagtctggtcaggagcttcactgcagatgctggcttcagtctggtcaggagctaccctgcagatgctggcttcagtctggtcaggagctaccctgcagatgctggcttcagtctggtcaggagctaccctccAGATGCTGGCTTCAATCTGGTCAGGACCTACCCTGTCAGCTGTAGTAAAGCAATGTTACTTACTTCAGATGCTggcttcagtctggtcaggacctACCCTGTCAGCTGTAGTAAAGCAATGTTTCTTACTCCAGATGCTggcttcagtctggtcaggagctaccctgtccttACTCCAGATGCTGGCttcagtctggtcaagagctaccctgtcctTACTCCAGATGCTGGCttcagtctggtcaagagctaccctgtcctTACTCCAGATGCTggcttcagtctggtcaggagctaccctgcagatgctggcttcagtctggtcaggagctaccctgttctTACTCCAGATGCTGGCTTtagtctggttaggagctaccctgcagatgctggcttcagtctggtcaggagctaccccgtTCTTACTCCAGATGCTGGCTTCAGTCTTGTCAGGAGATACCCTGCAGATGCTggcttcagtctggtcaggacctACCCTGTCAGCTGTAGTAAAGCAATGTTTCTTACTTCAGATGCTggcttcagtctggtcaggagctaccctgttctTACTCCAGATGCTggcttcagtctggtcaggagataccctgcagatgctggcttcagtctggtcaggac ctACCCTGTCAGCTGTAGTAAAGCAATGTTTCTTACTCCAGATGCTggcttcagtctggtcaggagctaccctgtccttACTCCAGATGCTggcttcagtctggtcaggagctaccctgttctTACTCCAGATGCTggcttcagtctggtcaggagctaccctgtcagctgtAGTAAAGcaaaggtttcatggtctcattgggggactgggtag
- the LOC127879620 gene encoding uncharacterized protein LOC127879620 isoform X6 — translation MFLTPDAGFSLVRSYPADAGFSLVRGYPADAGFSLVRSYPADAGFSLVRTYPVSCSKAMFLTSDAGFSLVRTYPVSCSKAMFLTSDAGFSLGRTYPVSCSKAMFLTSDAGFSLVRTYPVSCSKAMFLTSDAGFSLVRTYPVSCSKAMFLTPDAGFSLVRSYPVLTPDAGFSLVKSYPVLTPDAGFSLVKSYPVLTPDAGFSLVRSYPADAGFSLVRSYPVLTPDAGFSLVRSYPADAGFSLVRSYPVLTPDAGFSLVRRYPADAGFSLVRTYPVSCSKAMFLTSDAGFSLVRSYPVLTPDAGFSLVRRYPADAGFSLVRTYPVSCSKAMFLTSDAGFSLVRSYPVLTPDAGFSLVRSYPADAGFSLVRSYPADAGFSLVRGYPADAGFNLVRTYPADAGFSLVRGYPADAGFSLVRSFTADAGFSLVRSYPADAGFSLVRSYPADAGFSLVRSYPPDAGFNLVRTYPVSCSKAMLLTSDAGFSLVRTYPVSCSKAMFLTPDAGFSLVRSYPVLTPDAGFSLVKSYPVLTPDAGFSLVKSYPVLTPDAGFSLVRSYPADAGFSLVRSYPVLTPDAGFSLVRSYPADAGFSLVRSYPVLTPDAGFSLVRRYPADAGFSLVRTYPVSCSKAMFLTSDAGFSLVRSYPVLTPDAGFSLVRRYPADAGFSLVRTYPVSCSKAMFLTSDAGFSLVRSYPVLTPDAGFSLVRSYPADAGFSLVRSYPADAGFSLVRSYPPDAGFNLVRTYPVSCSKAMFLTSDAGFSLVRTYPVSCSKAMFLTPDAGFSLVRSYPVLTPDAGFSLVRSYPVLTPDAGFSLVRSYPVSCSKAKVSWSHWGTG, via the exons ATGTTTCTTACTCCAGATGCTggcttcagtctggtcaggagctaccctgcagATGCTGGCTTCAGTCTAGTCAGGGGCTACCCTGCAGATGCTggcttcagtctggtcaggagctaccctgcagatgctggcttcagtctggtcaggacctACCCTGTCAGCTGTAGTAAAGCAATGTTTCTTACTTCAGATGCTggcttcagtctggtcaggacctACCCTGTCAGCTGTAGTAAAGCAATGTTTCTTACTTCAGATGCTGGCTTCAGTCTGGGCAGGACCTACCCTGTCAGCTGTAGTAAAGCAATGTTTCTTACTTCAGATGCTggcttcagtctggtcaggacctACCCTGTCAGCTGTAGTAAAGCAATGTTTCTTACTTCAGATGCTggcttcagtctggtcaggac ctACCCTGTCAGCTGTAGTAAAGCAATGTTTCTTACTCCAGATGCTggcttcagtctggtcaggagctaccctgtccttACTCCAGATGCTGGCttcagtctggtcaagagctaccctgtcctTACTCCAGATGCTGGCttcagtctggtcaagagctaccctgtcctTACTCCAGATGCTggcttcagtctggtcaggagctaccctgcagatgctggcttcagtctggtcaggagctaccctgttctTACTCCAGATGCTGGCTTtagtctggttaggagctaccctgcagatgctggcttcagtctggtcaggagctaccccgtTCTTACTCCAGATGCTGGCTTCAGTCTTGTCAGGAGATACCCTGCAGATGCTggcttcagtctggtcaggacctACCCTGTCAGCTGTAGTAAAGCAATGTTTCTTACTTCAGATGCTggcttcagtctggtcaggagctaccctgttctTACTCCAGATGCTggcttcagtctggtcaggagataccctgcagatgctggcttcagtctggtcaggacctACCCTGTCAGCTGTAGTAAAGCAATGTTTCTTACTTCAGATGCTggcttcagtctggtcaggagctaccctgttctTACTCCAGATGCTggcttcagtctggtcaggagctaccctgcagatgctggcttcagtctggtcaggagctaccctgcagATGCTGGCTTCAGTCTAGTCAGGGGCTACCCTGCAGATGCTGGCTTCAATCTGGTCAGGACCTACCCTGCAGATGCTGGCTTCAGTCTAGTCAGGGGCTACCCTGCAGATGCTggcttcagtctggtcaggagcttcactgcagatgctggcttcagtctggtcaggagctaccctgcagatgctggcttcagtctggtcaggagctaccctgcagatgctggcttcagtctggtcaggagctaccctccAGATGCTGGCTTCAATCTGGTCAGGACCTACCCTGTCAGCTGTAGTAAAGCAATGTTACTTACTTCAGATGCTggcttcagtctggtcaggacctACCCTGTCAGCTGTAGTAAAGCAATGTTTCTTACTCCAGATGCTggcttcagtctggtcaggagctaccctgtccttACTCCAGATGCTGGCttcagtctggtcaagagctaccctgtcctTACTCCAGATGCTGGCttcagtctggtcaagagctaccctgtcctTACTCCAGATGCTggcttcagtctggtcaggagctaccctgcagatgctggcttcagtctggtcaggagctaccctgttctTACTCCAGATGCTGGCTTtagtctggttaggagctaccctgcagatgctggcttcagtctggtcaggagctaccccgtTCTTACTCCAGATGCTGGCTTCAGTCTTGTCAGGAGATACCCTGCAGATGCTggcttcagtctggtcaggacctACCCTGTCAGCTGTAGTAAAGCAATGTTTCTTACTTCAGATGCTggcttcagtctggtcaggagctaccctgttctTACTCCAGATGCTggcttcagtctggtcaggagataccctgcagatgctggcttcagtctggtcaggacctACCCTGTCAGCTGTAGTAAAGCAATGTTTCTTACTTCAGATGCTggcttcagtctggtcaggagctaccctgttctTACTCCAGATGCTggcttcagtctggtcaggagctaccctgcagatgctggcttcagtctggtcaggagctaccctgcagatgctggcttcagtctggtcaggagctaccctccAGATGCTGGCTTCAATCTGGTCAGGACCTACCCTGTCAGCTGTAGTAAAGCAATGTTTCTTACTTCAGATGCTggcttcagtctggtcaggacctACCCTGTCAGCTGTAGTAAAGCAATGTTTCTTACTCCAGATGCTggcttcagtctggtcaggagctaccctgtccttACTCCAGATGCTggcttcagtctggtcaggagctaccctgttctTACTCCAGATGCTggcttcagtctggtcaggagctaccctgtcagctgtAGTAAAGcaaaggtttcatggtctcattgggggactgggtag